From Pseudoalteromonas piratica:
TCTGATTCAAATCCAGATCAAATTCGCGCGTTTTACCGTGATCGTGATAAAAACTGGAATGATGACCTCGTTGGCTTAAAAATCGATTCATACAACAATGAAAAATTAGCCTATCAGTTTTTTATAAATCCGCTTGGTGTGCAAATGGACTCAATTGAAAATGCACTGACAGGCAATGAAAGTGATGCATGGGATGGCATTTGGCATAGTGCAGGAAATATTACTGATAATGGTTACATTGTTGAAGTATCCATCCCCTTTCGCATTTTGAATTTTGAGCAAGGTCAGCAACGTAAAGACATGGCTATGGAGTTTGTTCGCTTTTTACCGCGTAATGAACGTCTTCGCATCTCATCAATTAACATTGATCACGCTAACAGCTGTTGGGTATGCCAGATGCAAACCGTTTCCGGTTTTGAGCAAGCTAAACAAGGTAACAACTTGACCCTTGTACCAACGGTTGTCGCAGGTCGCAGTGAAAGCCGTGATGTTTCAACATCTCCGATTGAAGATTGGCAAGCCGATAATTCTTTAGAGCCAGGTCTTGATGTGAAATGGGGCATCACGCCGGAGGTCACACTGACAGCAACGTTGAACCCTGACTTTTCACAAGTTGAGGCGGATGTGGCGCAACTTGGTATTAATAACAGTTTTACCCTTTTCTTTCCTGAAAAACGTGCCTTTTTCTTAGAAAACAGTGATTACTTTTCAACACCTTGGAATTTAATTTACACCCGTAATGTTGCTGAGCCGGATGCGGGGATAAAACTCACAGGTAGTGTTACTGGTCATACATTTGGCGCCTTTATGGCCAATGATAATCAAAGTAATGTTATTATTCCGGGTAACTTGGGTTCAACAATTGTGTCATTAGAGAGCAAGAGTAATAATATCGCAGCTCGCTATCGTTATGATTTTACTAATGACTTTTCTATTGCCGCGACCACAACTGCGCGCAATTCAGATGATTATTACAACTATTTATCTTCACTCGATAGTAAATATCGACTCACTGAAAACGACACTTTTATCGCGCAATTAGCATTATCTAAAACAAAGTATTCTGACGAATTTAGATCAAGTTTATGTGATGCCGACAGCTTAGCAGACTGTCAACAACAAGCGATTACAAAATGTGACGGTAATAGCGACTGTGATATTAACGAGCAGTACCTTCGTGTAAGTGCTGAAGATGCAATTAACGACATTGCTTATAAATTAAGTTATGAGCATAACGAAAAATACTGGAGCCTCTTTGCTCGCTACGACAACCTAGGCAAAGACTTTCGTGGCGACTTAGGTTTTATGAACCAAGTCGATTTTAATAAATTTGTCAGCGGTGGCCGTTATCGCTGGTATGGCGAGCAAGGCATTGATTGGTATAACCGAATTGAATTTTATGGCGATTGGGACATTAGCCATAATGACAATGGCGAATTACTAGAAAAAGAAGTGCAAGGCGAATTGTCACTTAATGGTCCATTACAGAGCTTTATTCAACTTGAGTTAATGCAACGCGATCGTGTTGGTTTACGTCATAACAAAGCTAATTTAGCCATTGATAACAACACCACGTTATTTAACGAAAACTTAGTAGGCATGTATTTAGAATTCAAGCCAATGTCAGGTGTATTTGCTTCTCTTTATGCAAATACAGGTAATCATATTGATCTTGCTAATAACCGTTTAGGTGATAAAACCCGCATTAGACCGGTCATTAATGTGAACTTAAATCGTCATTTAGAGTTACGTTTTCGCCACACATTTGAAACCATGGATGTGGCTGGAGATGGCTTATTCACGGCTAACCTTACGGATGCGCGCATAAGTTATCAATTTAATACCCGCAGTTTTGTCAGATTAGCCGTTATTTATCGTGATATTGAACGCAATCCGGATAACTACATCGATGATGTAAATGAGAGTTATAAAGGGTTTTCAACACAATTTTTATACTCGTATAAAGTGAACCCGCAAACGGTATTTTTTGCAGGTTATTCTGATAACGGTTATCAAGATGATGACCTAACTAAAATTGAAAAAACCGACAGGTCAGTCTTCCTTAAAATGTCTTATGCATGGATGCTGTAGGCACAAATCGTATTTAGGGAGCATTTGCTCCCTTTTTTATGCAAAAAAGGGATATATATTATAGCCAAACTTTCCTTTTGTTTTTGCCATTAGACAGTATGCTTAGCCTAAATGAATCCGAACATTTAGGGATACACATA
This genomic window contains:
- a CDS encoding carbohydrate binding family 9 domain-containing protein, with the translated sequence MRKPLALSAALLSSTLVAKTDSSLSIPYISETPTIDGQISEAFWQQAKRIDINNITWPYENVPADETAYALVYENGESLNVAFVVSDSNPDQIRAFYRDRDKNWNDDLVGLKIDSYNNEKLAYQFFINPLGVQMDSIENALTGNESDAWDGIWHSAGNITDNGYIVEVSIPFRILNFEQGQQRKDMAMEFVRFLPRNERLRISSINIDHANSCWVCQMQTVSGFEQAKQGNNLTLVPTVVAGRSESRDVSTSPIEDWQADNSLEPGLDVKWGITPEVTLTATLNPDFSQVEADVAQLGINNSFTLFFPEKRAFFLENSDYFSTPWNLIYTRNVAEPDAGIKLTGSVTGHTFGAFMANDNQSNVIIPGNLGSTIVSLESKSNNIAARYRYDFTNDFSIAATTTARNSDDYYNYLSSLDSKYRLTENDTFIAQLALSKTKYSDEFRSSLCDADSLADCQQQAITKCDGNSDCDINEQYLRVSAEDAINDIAYKLSYEHNEKYWSLFARYDNLGKDFRGDLGFMNQVDFNKFVSGGRYRWYGEQGIDWYNRIEFYGDWDISHNDNGELLEKEVQGELSLNGPLQSFIQLELMQRDRVGLRHNKANLAIDNNTTLFNENLVGMYLEFKPMSGVFASLYANTGNHIDLANNRLGDKTRIRPVINVNLNRHLELRFRHTFETMDVAGDGLFTANLTDARISYQFNTRSFVRLAVIYRDIERNPDNYIDDVNESYKGFSTQFLYSYKVNPQTVFFAGYSDNGYQDDDLTKIEKTDRSVFLKMSYAWML